From the Salvelinus alpinus chromosome 12, SLU_Salpinus.1, whole genome shotgun sequence genome, the window GTTAGTTTGCTAGTAAGCTGGTTAGTCACTTGGCTACTTCGTCTTCCTGTGACAGAGATGCTCAAGTAACTCTTGTTTTTTATTAATTGGAAATATATGTTTTGTTTCCTTTCTTTCTTGGTTTTACTCTTTGAATTTGAATATGTCAATTttcttttttaataaaaaaatcatgtttttaATGGTTGTATTCCAAAACAGTTCCAAGAATACAATGGGGGAAAAAGACACAAGTCAGTTACATAAGTACCAAGTTTATTTTAGTGTTGAGCAAATTGTATTATGTTTGttcaaaataaatgtttcatGTGGTAAGCAAAGTGTTTGATACCCATGAAAAAGGTGCAAGCTCCTTTCTCTTTAGGTTATCATAGTAATACCCAAACATAATTGTATCGACCAAGCCTTGACATTGTAATACTGCtactgcattcaaaatgccatacATTGACCTCTCAGTTAAGTCACAATAGAACTTGTAACTGATAAAACAATATTCTGATCTAATATGATCGTTCATTACACTTCTTCCCTTTTGATTTAAAGTGATTCTGTATGTATCTGGGTATGTATATGTGTAGCTAAAAGCTAATCCTACAAGATACAGAGCCTTCACGTCCATATAGAAACCACTCTAACCACATTGTAGTCTCAAACTTTATCTTGCCATACCTGGAACCTTAGGAATATATATATAGCATCATCTATAAAGATTGACAAAATAACTGACAATAAAATAAACTCTAGCGAACATATATGAAGATACTCTGTCGTATCACAACTACAATTATGAAAATTAAACTCAACCCTGCTGAGTTCCAAAGACTTCCTGAATCCACATGATACATGTAGTTTAGGAAAACAAGAAAGAGATATATTTACAGAAAGATTGCATGCTTTGAAAGAGACCGTGTCAGTGGTAACTTGTTTTATTTTCTTTGGGCTGAGTTGACGACAGACAAGAACTGTAAATCTGTTTTCCTGAAGACTAGAGAGATCAATACGCCAAAACAACCACTATACGGGTGTCGGCTAGTGCGGATCGGAGATCATCAAACCCCtagggggccagaacataattacaaagcaTTTGTAGACTGAAAATTGaatgcaagaagcccaaacagctATATTTGactaaacataatcatttcaaaccttgcttcaGTAAAATTAGTATATTATCAcatatacattgagtgtacaaaacattaagaacacctgtacTTTCCCTGacagagactgaccaggtgaatccaggtgaaagctatgatctcttattgatatcacttgttaaatccacttcaatcagtgtcgatgaaggggaggagatgggttaaagaaggatttgtttgccttgagacaattgaggcattgattgtgtatgtgtgccattcagagggtgaatgggaaagacaaaacatttaagtgcctttgaacggggtatggtagcaggtgccaggcacaccggtttgtgtcaagaactgcaacgctgctgggtttttcacactcaacagtttcctgtgtgtatcaagaatggtccaccacccaaaggacatccagccaacttgacacaactgtgggaagcattggagtcagcatgggccagcatcccttttGGAATGGTTTTGACACCTTGTTGAGTCAATGCCCTGACAAatcgaggctgttctgaaggtgttgttaatgtttggtatactcagtgtatcgctctattatgtgtgggaatactttggaaaagTTTTCAAAATTTAAAATGTTGGTGTTTTTACAGCCTatgtcaaaaaataaataaaaaagaacaTTTGCTCAgtaaacttggggggccaaataaaatcccCAGCGGACCGTCAGTTTGGGATCCCTGCCCTAGTCAGTATTAgcctagggctctattcaatccatatTGCGGAAGTTCAGCTTTGGCGTAGACTGCATTCACAATAAATGTtgcatatgtcagctcaatcgAAAATTACTTAAACATTTATATTGCACAATCTGTTacgcttcagcgatacagattgaaaAGAGCGCCTTAATGCTGTTTATCTTTATTTGATTTCGTAAACAAAATGAGAACCTAGAACCGAATCTTGTGTGCTCGCTCCCCAGCTACTCAATTTAATGGTAAACAGTCTGTCACGACATGAGACTCTTTTATTGATCACAGAAGAGCCAGGGTCGTTTGAGAAGAAGACGGAAATGAAATAAGCTCTTAAGTTCTAAGGTTGAGGGAGATTGGGCTGAGTGTAAATGAGAAACAGACAGATTGAGCGACAGAAGGGTAGACAAATAGATAGAAGAATTAGTCGCGGCTCCCTCCAAAACACGAAAGTAGGAAGCTGAACAGGTATATAATGTCCAGGTAGAGGTTCAGGGTGGCAAAGACGTACTCCTCTGGACTCATAGTGTAGCGCTTGTTGCCTATCAGCAGCTGGGTGTCAAACGCCAGGaactaagagaaagagagagagagtgagggagaaagagagagagagcgatggaggacacagtgagagagagagagagagagagagagagagagagagagagagagagagagagagagagagagagagagagagagagagagagagagagaaaagggttttattgtcacatacaccattTTGCTACAGACTGTAACCCAATGATTAGGGCCAGGAGTTTGTCCTGACCACGTAACCTTGACCAGAAAAAACTCTGGGCCTTACCAATGATGAATGTGTGTTGAATATTTGCCACTCACCAGAGTGAAGAGGATAGCTCCTATCACAGCGTAGATGGCTTGTAACCAGGGAACCTGGGGGGGTAAGAATGTTATCGAACAGCGCTAAGAAGATACAGGCCACTAATTTAGGAAAGACACTGGGGCTCTTCCAGATCATCTATGAGATTAAGTGAAAACCCTTCAGCTAATCCTTCTTATTCATGCTAGTATGCTACCCACCCGAATAGGGTGAGCGAGGGCCAAAAGCCTTACCGTTACTCTATATATAAACTCACTGTCAGAGTCACAACTATTCTTATTGCGGTCTGGAAAGGTACGCACAGCCATTACACCATCAAGATCTAGTTCTGCTTATGTACAGTGTCAACTCTAATGGAAGCTGATGGAAGCTAAGCAGACAAGACAGGCTACTTACATATCCAAAAGGGATGACGATGGAGAGTATGATGCAACAGTACAGCATGACCATGGTCAGGACAAACAGGACTCCCTGGTAAGAGGTGAAGTCAATCTACAGTAGGAAACAAGGGAGAGAGAATAATGGTGTGTTGTTAAAATGCACTCATGATCAATCAATTGGATTGTGCCATGGTTTAATTTCTTCAAAAGAAAACAATGTTATGAAGATGGGGTCATTTTGTCACCTTGGTCTGGAAGCTGAAGATTGTGACAGACATACACACCACAGCAGTAATGCCCAGACACAGGACCACAGACTTGGTGTTGTagaagctggagagagagagagtagagagacagacattgaTTCATCCATCAATTAGTTCTAAAGAAATAAAGCAATAACACTTGCTTGTCTTTTCCTACttgcactgactttgctgataactacttt encodes:
- the LOC139535876 gene encoding protein lifeguard 2-like isoform X2 encodes the protein MTKGKVSPKTGKEYPPSYEEATADYEEMQTQFSWDDQAVRRIFIRKVYAILMIQLFVTVAIVALFTFCAPVRFYIQAHPHLYMCSYMMFLATYIALNCCGEQIRRQFPWNLILLSLFTLSLACMMGFVSSFYNTKSVVLCLGITAVVCMSVTIFSFQTKIDFTSYQGVLFVLTMVMLYCCIILSIVIPFGYVPWLQAIYAVIGAILFTLFLAFDTQLLIGNKRYTMSPEEYVFATLNLYLDIIYLFSFLLSCFGGSRD